Proteins found in one Sulfitobacter pontiacus genomic segment:
- a CDS encoding acetyl-CoA C-acetyltransferase, whose amino-acid sequence MAHAYIVETARTAGGRRGGALRDWHPANLGAEVLNALVARSGIDGAVIDDVIVGCVSQGGEQSFAFGRNCVLASNLPQSVPAVTIDRQCGSSQQAVQFAAQAVMSGTQDVVVAMGVESMTRVPMGSNVSLYAKAGLGEGPFSDRIEARYGTKNFSQFIGAEMVAQKHGFTRAELDAYALESHRRATAARDGGAFDAEIIPLAIEGGMHTRDEGIRDDATLDGISSVKLLDPDGMISAANASQICDGAAGVLVVSEAALKKYNLTPKARIVNLTVTAGDPVIMLEEPLPATDRALERAGMKIDDIDLFEVNEAFAPIPMAWAKHTGADPAKLNVNGGAIALGHPLGASGARLMTTLVHSLHTRGQKYGLQTMCEGGGIANVTIIEAL is encoded by the coding sequence ATGGCACATGCCTATATCGTAGAGACAGCCCGCACCGCAGGGGGGCGCCGTGGCGGCGCGCTGCGCGACTGGCACCCTGCCAATCTGGGGGCCGAAGTGTTGAATGCGCTGGTGGCGCGGTCCGGGATCGACGGCGCGGTGATTGATGACGTGATCGTCGGTTGCGTCAGCCAGGGCGGAGAGCAATCCTTTGCCTTCGGGCGCAACTGTGTGCTGGCCTCGAACCTGCCGCAATCGGTGCCCGCGGTCACCATCGACCGGCAATGTGGCAGCTCGCAACAGGCGGTGCAATTCGCGGCACAGGCGGTGATGTCGGGCACGCAGGATGTGGTTGTCGCCATGGGTGTCGAAAGCATGACACGGGTGCCGATGGGGTCGAATGTATCGCTTTATGCCAAGGCGGGGTTGGGCGAGGGCCCGTTCAGCGACCGGATCGAGGCGCGCTACGGCACCAAGAATTTCAGCCAGTTCATCGGCGCGGAAATGGTCGCGCAAAAGCACGGGTTCACCCGCGCGGAACTGGACGCCTATGCGCTGGAAAGCCACCGCCGCGCCACCGCTGCGCGGGATGGTGGGGCCTTTGACGCAGAGATCATTCCGCTGGCCATCGAGGGCGGGATGCACACCCGCGACGAAGGCATCCGCGATGATGCGACGCTTGACGGGATTTCCTCTGTTAAACTGCTTGATCCGGACGGCATGATCTCTGCAGCGAATGCGTCGCAGATTTGCGATGGGGCGGCGGGCGTGTTGGTCGTGTCCGAAGCCGCGCTGAAGAAATACAATCTGACGCCGAAGGCGCGGATCGTGAACCTGACGGTGACCGCGGGCGATCCGGTGATCATGCTGGAGGAACCGCTGCCCGCCACAGACCGCGCGCTGGAACGGGCCGGTATGAAGATCGACGACATCGATCTGTTCGAGGTCAACGAAGCCTTTGCGCCGATCCCGATGGCATGGGCAAAACACACCGGGGCCGATCCGGCCAAGTTGAATGTGAATGGCGGCGCGATTGCGCTTGGGCATCCCTTGGGGGCCTCTGGTGCGCGGCTGATGACGACGCTGGTGCACAGCCTGCATACGCGCGGCCAAAAATACGGGTTGCAAACCATGTGCGAAGGCGGCGGCATCGCCAATGTCACCATCATCGAGGCGCTGTAG
- a CDS encoding SDR family oxidoreductase encodes MMERKIALVTGGGSGVGRACAAALADAGFTLVLTGRRMAPLEEACAALAGEGHLAITADVGVEADVLALFDRIEAQFGRLDLLFNNAGVNAPAVEIDDLSLDDWNAIVAANLTGSFLCARAAFGLMKRQSPKGGRIINNGSISAHVPRPFSAPYTATKHAVTGLTRSLSLDGRAHDIACGQIDIGNAASEMTEQMAQGVLQPDGSRRAEPRMDVEDVGRTLVYMASLPPASNAMFVTVMATKMPFIGRG; translated from the coding sequence ATGATGGAGAGGAAGATTGCACTGGTTACCGGCGGGGGCAGCGGCGTCGGGCGCGCCTGCGCCGCAGCGCTGGCAGACGCAGGGTTTACGCTGGTGCTGACGGGGCGCCGGATGGCCCCGCTAGAGGAGGCCTGCGCCGCGTTAGCGGGGGAGGGGCATCTGGCGATCACCGCGGATGTCGGGGTCGAGGCGGATGTGCTGGCGCTGTTTGACCGGATCGAGGCGCAGTTCGGGCGGTTGGACCTACTGTTCAACAATGCGGGCGTTAACGCCCCCGCGGTCGAGATTGACGACCTGTCGCTGGACGACTGGAACGCCATTGTGGCCGCGAACCTCACGGGGTCGTTTCTATGCGCGCGCGCGGCGTTCGGGTTGATGAAACGGCAGTCGCCCAAGGGCGGGCGGATCATCAACAACGGGTCGATCTCTGCCCATGTGCCGCGCCCGTTCTCGGCACCCTACACGGCGACGAAACATGCGGTGACGGGGCTGACGCGGTCGCTGTCGCTGGACGGGCGGGCGCATGACATCGCTTGTGGTCAGATCGACATCGGCAATGCCGCCAGCGAGATGACAGAGCAGATGGCCCAGGGTGTGCTGCAACCGGATGGGTCACGTCGGGCAGAGCCGCGCATGGATGTAGAGGATGTGGGCCGCACGCTGGTCTATATGGCGAGCCTGCCGCCTGCTTCAAACGCCATGTTCGTGACGGTGATGGCGACCAAGATGCCCTTTATCGGGCGCGGCTAG
- a CDS encoding SDR family NAD(P)-dependent oxidoreductase encodes MQLNGQAAIVTGGASGLGGATAAFLAQAGAKVTIFDMNAELGEEKATAIGGKFLRVDVTDESAVEAAIAEAEGLHGKARILVNCAGIGPPAKVVDRDGAALPLASFTNVVNVNLLGSFNVLSKFAAALHKAEPVGEERGVIINTASVAAFDGQIGQAAYAASKGGIVGMTLPVARELARYGIRVMTIAPGLFLTPLLEGLPQEAQDSLGAQVPFPSRLGDPSEYAKMVGAIIDNPMLNGETIRLDGAIRMAPK; translated from the coding sequence ATGCAATTGAACGGACAGGCCGCCATCGTCACCGGTGGCGCTTCGGGATTGGGCGGGGCCACGGCAGCGTTTCTGGCGCAGGCCGGGGCCAAGGTCACTATCTTTGATATGAACGCTGAACTGGGCGAGGAAAAAGCCACCGCCATCGGGGGCAAGTTTCTGCGCGTTGATGTCACCGACGAAAGCGCGGTAGAGGCCGCGATCGCGGAGGCCGAAGGGCTGCACGGCAAGGCGCGTATTCTGGTAAACTGCGCGGGCATCGGCCCACCTGCCAAGGTCGTGGATCGTGACGGCGCGGCGCTGCCCTTGGCGAGTTTTACCAATGTGGTGAATGTGAACCTGCTGGGGTCGTTCAACGTGCTGTCGAAATTCGCCGCGGCCTTGCACAAGGCGGAGCCCGTGGGCGAGGAACGCGGCGTGATCATCAACACGGCGTCGGTCGCGGCGTTCGACGGCCAGATCGGGCAGGCGGCCTATGCGGCATCGAAGGGCGGGATCGTGGGCATGACCTTGCCCGTCGCCCGCGAGCTGGCGCGCTATGGCATCCGGGTGATGACGATTGCACCGGGGCTGTTCCTCACACCGCTGCTGGAGGGTCTGCCGCAGGAGGCGCAGGATTCGCTCGGCGCGCAGGTGCCCTTCCCCAGCCGTTTGGGCGATCCGTCGGAATACGCCAAGATGGTCGGGGCGATTATCGACAACCCGATGCTGAACGGTGAAACGATCCGCCTTGATGGCGCGATCCGCATGGCACCGAAATAG
- a CDS encoding AAA family ATPase, protein MFTYADLAKLQAQSLKMQGHIRHQTYSPEMEKTLRRFSSWEVAELIFKTNPSTLRGRLAADPSLPEGQVEEEGRQRWYALEEINELRRKLKIKNRSLMPPRPAGKRAVRAAIANFKGGAGKSTVALHFAHAAALDGYRVLAVDFDPQATLSHSMGLSDVSEEVTVWGIMARDLIRETERMNAVQGGAESGATLPQRKLPASVTGMGLSELRATDFIKPTSWPTIDLIPSCANAAFVEFASAQYRHLNPEWSFFAAVSRYLDTIPPDAYDLIIFDCPPAIGYQSMNAVFAADVLYIPSGPGYWEYDSTTSFIGQLSEALEDLGRFRGRLPSGTDPVKAFADIKFLLTRFEPNNDLHRAMQSAFNQVFKPHVAEHPIEMTRAVEQSGRFLSSIYEMDYRQMTRETWRRARASFDRAYDEFRATLVDAWDKLEDE, encoded by the coding sequence ATGTTTACCTATGCGGACCTGGCAAAGCTTCAGGCGCAGTCGCTCAAGATGCAGGGGCACATCCGGCATCAGACCTATTCGCCCGAGATGGAAAAGACCCTGCGCCGGTTCTCAAGCTGGGAAGTGGCGGAGCTGATCTTTAAGACCAACCCGTCGACCCTGCGCGGCCGGCTGGCCGCCGACCCGTCCCTGCCCGAGGGGCAGGTGGAAGAGGAAGGCCGCCAGCGCTGGTATGCGCTGGAAGAGATCAACGAGCTGCGGCGCAAGCTGAAGATCAAGAACCGGTCGCTGATGCCGCCGCGCCCTGCGGGCAAGCGGGCGGTGCGTGCCGCGATTGCGAACTTCAAGGGCGGCGCGGGCAAGTCCACCGTCGCGCTGCATTTCGCCCATGCGGCCGCGCTTGACGGCTACCGCGTGCTGGCCGTGGATTTCGATCCGCAGGCCACGCTCAGCCATTCGATGGGGCTGTCGGATGTCTCGGAAGAGGTCACTGTCTGGGGTATCATGGCCCGCGACCTGATCCGCGAGACAGAGCGGATGAACGCGGTGCAAGGCGGCGCGGAAAGTGGGGCCACCCTGCCCCAACGCAAACTGCCTGCCTCTGTCACCGGCATGGGGCTGAGCGAATTGCGCGCCACCGATTTCATCAAGCCGACCAGCTGGCCCACGATCGACCTGATCCCCAGCTGTGCCAACGCCGCCTTCGTCGAATTTGCCAGCGCGCAGTACCGGCACCTGAACCCCGAATGGTCGTTCTTTGCCGCCGTGTCCCGTTATCTTGATACGATCCCGCCGGACGCCTATGACCTGATCATCTTCGACTGCCCGCCCGCCATTGGCTACCAGTCGATGAACGCGGTCTTTGCGGCGGATGTTTTGTATATTCCGTCCGGCCCCGGCTATTGGGAGTATGACAGCACCACCAGCTTCATCGGCCAGCTGTCTGAGGCGCTTGAGGATCTGGGCCGCTTCCGCGGGCGGCTGCCGTCGGGCACCGATCCGGTCAAGGCCTTTGCTGACATCAAGTTTCTATTGACCCGTTTCGAGCCTAATAACGATCTGCACCGTGCGATGCAGTCAGCATTTAATCAGGTCTTTAAGCCACATGTAGCAGAGCACCCGATTGAAATGACCCGCGCGGTTGAACAGTCAGGCCGGTTCCTGTCGTCGATCTACGAGATGGATTACCGCCAGATGACCCGCGAGACCTGGCGCCGCGCGCGGGCCTCCTTTGATCGGGCCTATGATGAATTCCGTGCCACGCTTGTCGATGCGTGGGATAAACTGGAGGATGAATAA
- a CDS encoding DnaA N-terminal domain-containing protein → MLSPKPVGRDAAARKYDIITALGAYALAGGKHDHRLVLRFITLVTARYNWARNELAVGQREIAQLWSVDERTVKREMAKLRGCGWLVVKRQGARGRVTEYGLDLDAILEKTRPQWPQVGPDFDLRMQGAPEPTRVVPLPVRGTAPTPPVEGGSEWALAQAVLHAEDAGVYGSWLHNLTRQDRAGGRVTLQAPSRFHGAYVQTHLIPRVLAALQAVDSDVSEVVITA, encoded by the coding sequence ATGCTTTCACCGAAACCCGTGGGGCGTGACGCCGCCGCGCGCAAGTATGATATCATCACCGCCTTGGGGGCCTATGCCCTTGCCGGCGGGAAACATGATCACCGTCTGGTGCTGCGCTTCATTACACTTGTAACGGCGCGCTACAACTGGGCGCGCAATGAACTGGCCGTGGGTCAACGCGAGATCGCGCAGCTTTGGTCCGTCGATGAACGCACCGTCAAACGCGAGATGGCAAAGCTGCGCGGCTGTGGCTGGCTGGTGGTCAAACGTCAGGGCGCGCGTGGACGGGTGACGGAATACGGGCTCGACCTTGATGCGATCCTTGAAAAGACGCGCCCGCAATGGCCGCAGGTCGGGCCGGACTTTGATCTGCGCATGCAGGGCGCGCCGGAACCGACGCGGGTGGTGCCTTTGCCCGTGCGTGGCACCGCCCCGACGCCGCCTGTCGAAGGGGGCAGCGAATGGGCGTTGGCGCAGGCTGTGCTTCATGCCGAAGATGCCGGTGTCTATGGCAGTTGGCTGCATAATCTCACGCGGCAGGATCGGGCAGGGGGGCGTGTCACGCTTCAGGCCCCCAGCCGTTTTCACGGGGCCTATGTGCAGACCCATCTGATCCCCCGCGTTCTGGCCGCATTGCAGGCCGTAGATAGTGACGTGTCCGAGGTCGTGATCACGGCCTAA
- a CDS encoding ParB/RepB/Spo0J family partition protein, with translation MVKKRSVFDINFDLDEEEDAGFPAGNAPAEPPVVKEYNIQGHPLQNSDPVPNPPAPSRRGPMASAISETLEATSERASAEAAIRAENDALAHEHVRLKRLGLITDLIQTSDVHTDKLTRDRSANVDPELAELKQSIQSVGLSNPIRVEQTDNGYELIQGFRRLTAFRELAAETGDPRYSRIPAALVPRGEPLADLYRKMVDENLVRKDLSFGEMARLALSYAQDSGVEVSDAVGTLYASALKQKKTYIRQFARMLADLDGALRYPEAIPRALGLDVYRFLDAQAGNAMALKKALIKQPERDADAELGILRAGITAKKAAPKPAGRSSAKTSLRLGLPQGEMRVIASDGKVEMRLPRDFSAVSKARLQRGIEAFLAALDQKD, from the coding sequence ATGGTTAAGAAACGCTCTGTTTTCGATATCAACTTCGATCTGGATGAAGAGGAAGACGCGGGGTTCCCCGCGGGGAACGCACCTGCCGAACCGCCCGTTGTGAAGGAGTACAACATTCAGGGCCACCCGTTGCAGAACTCTGATCCTGTGCCCAACCCCCCTGCCCCGTCGCGACGCGGCCCGATGGCGAGCGCGATCTCGGAAACGCTTGAAGCCACCTCAGAGCGCGCCAGCGCAGAGGCCGCCATTCGAGCGGAAAACGACGCGCTGGCGCACGAGCATGTGCGGCTGAAACGGCTGGGGTTGATCACCGACCTGATCCAGACCTCGGATGTGCATACCGACAAGCTGACCCGCGACCGGTCGGCCAATGTCGACCCCGAACTGGCAGAGCTGAAGCAGTCGATCCAGTCGGTCGGCCTTTCCAATCCCATTCGGGTGGAGCAGACGGATAATGGGTATGAGCTTATTCAAGGCTTCCGCCGGCTCACCGCCTTCCGCGAACTTGCGGCTGAAACCGGCGACCCGCGCTATTCCCGCATCCCCGCCGCGCTGGTTCCCCGCGGGGAACCCCTTGCGGATCTGTATCGCAAGATGGTGGACGAGAACCTTGTGCGCAAAGATCTGTCCTTTGGCGAGATGGCGCGACTGGCCCTGTCCTATGCGCAGGATTCGGGCGTCGAGGTGAGTGACGCGGTTGGCACGCTCTATGCCTCGGCGCTGAAACAGAAGAAGACCTATATCCGGCAGTTCGCCCGTATGCTTGCCGATCTGGACGGCGCGCTGCGCTACCCCGAGGCGATCCCGCGGGCGCTTGGGCTAGATGTTTATCGGTTCCTTGATGCGCAGGCGGGCAATGCGATGGCGCTGAAAAAGGCGTTGATCAAGCAGCCTGAACGGGATGCCGATGCCGAACTTGGGATTCTGCGGGCAGGGATCACGGCAAAGAAAGCCGCGCCAAAACCCGCGGGCCGAAGCTCTGCCAAGACATCCTTGCGGCTTGGGTTGCCACAGGGGGAGATGCGGGTGATCGCGTCGGACGGGAAGGTAGAGATGCGCTTGCCGCGCGATTTCTCGGCTGTCAGCAAGGCGCGATTACAGCGCGGGATCGAGGCGTTTCTTGCAGCGCTGGATCAGAAAGACTGA
- a CDS encoding glutathione S-transferase family protein: protein MIDLYTWTTPNGRKVSILLEELGVPYTAHPIDITKDDQFAPDFLKISPNNKIPAIKDHHNGLCLMESGAIMWYLADKYGKFLPNDAIGRAKVHEWLMWQMGGLGPMAGQAHHFLQFNPGKAPYAETRYATEVQRLYGVLDKQLEGQDYICGDYSIADMACWPWVARYEWQRVDLTQFPNVLRWYKALRARDAVIKGYQVPKDVGEVPRGEP from the coding sequence ATGATCGACCTCTATACCTGGACCACCCCGAACGGCCGCAAGGTCTCTATCCTGCTGGAGGAGTTGGGCGTACCCTATACCGCCCACCCCATCGACATCACCAAGGACGACCAATTCGCGCCCGACTTCCTTAAAATCAGCCCCAATAACAAGATCCCCGCGATCAAGGACCATCACAACGGCCTCTGCCTGATGGAATCCGGCGCGATCATGTGGTATCTCGCTGATAAATATGGAAAATTCCTGCCGAACGATGCGATCGGACGTGCCAAGGTGCATGAATGGCTGATGTGGCAGATGGGCGGCTTGGGTCCGATGGCCGGACAGGCGCATCACTTCTTGCAGTTCAACCCGGGCAAGGCCCCCTACGCCGAAACCCGCTATGCGACAGAGGTCCAGCGGCTTTACGGCGTGCTCGACAAACAGCTCGAGGGGCAAGACTACATCTGCGGTGACTATTCGATTGCGGATATGGCCTGTTGGCCCTGGGTCGCGCGCTATGAATGGCAGCGGGTGGACCTGACGCAATTCCCCAATGTGTTGCGCTGGTACAAAGCACTGCGCGCCCGCGACGCGGTGATCAAAGGGTATCAAGTGCCGAAAGATGTGGGCGAGGTTCCCCGCGGGGAACCGTAA
- a CDS encoding type II toxin-antitoxin system CcdA family antitoxin — MGRVKVNLTLDASVAETARALGLNMSRLAEAAISDAAKAERNRRWRIENQQALDTYAQEVEAEGLPLERFRSF; from the coding sequence ATGGGCCGTGTCAAAGTGAATCTTACATTGGATGCCAGCGTCGCCGAGACGGCGCGCGCGCTTGGGCTGAACATGTCGCGGTTGGCCGAGGCCGCGATTTCGGACGCCGCCAAGGCAGAACGCAACCGCCGCTGGCGGATCGAGAACCAGCAGGCGCTGGATACCTATGCGCAAGAGGTAGAGGCCGAGGGTCTGCCGCTTGAACGCTTCCGCAGTTTCTAG
- a CDS encoding CcdB family protein → MAQFDVYRLAGGQLVVDLQTDLIGIDASRVVAPLREAGRYAAFPGLTPQVEVDGNAWIVRAQELAAVPGTALRDRVTSLEAERDALKRALDILIDGL, encoded by the coding sequence ATGGCGCAGTTTGATGTGTACCGGCTTGCGGGCGGGCAGCTTGTGGTGGATCTGCAAACCGACCTGATTGGCATCGACGCCTCGCGCGTGGTGGCACCGCTGCGCGAGGCGGGGCGGTACGCTGCCTTTCCCGGTCTGACCCCGCAGGTAGAGGTCGACGGAAATGCTTGGATCGTGCGGGCGCAAGAGCTGGCCGCCGTGCCCGGCACCGCGTTGCGCGACAGGGTGACCTCGCTTGAGGCAGAACGCGATGCGTTGAAGCGGGCCTTGGATATACTGATCGACGGGCTGTGA